A segment of the Nitrosopumilus sp. genome:
ATAATTCATCTTGCCCAAAATTAACTGAATGTATTTTTATTTTTCATTAAAGAATTGAACCAGAGAGATAAAACAAAAAGCAGCAAGAGAACAGGAAATGATAAAATCAAACAAACAACTGAATGTTCAAAAGAATTCATCAAAGACAAAACCTTAAGATTTATGATAAAGTCTGAAAATCATATCAAACGTACAGGCCTGATAAAAAAACAGTAAATAAATTCAATGACTAATTTTTTTAGAAGAACTTAGACAAACAAATGAATCAGATAAGTGAATCCTATTCCCATTGCGGCACTTCCAGGAATTGTAATCACCCAAGCAAATACAATCTGTCTCCCGACCTTCCAGCGTACGGCACGTTTTCTACGAGCAGATCCCGCACCCATGATTGTACCAGTAATAGCATGGGTCGTACTTGCCGGAATCCCCAGAGTGGCAAAGATTGCAAGCATTACGCCCCCTCCAGTCTCGGCTGCAAATCCCTGATAGGGTTTGAGCTTTGTTATTTTTACGCCCAATGTCTTGATTACTTTGTATCCTCCAAAAAATGTGCCCAATCCCATCGCAGTAGCCGCTGCAAAGATTACCCAAAGAGGCATGTCCAATTCAGGAATCAAGCCGGCCGAGAACAAAATCAAGACGATAATTCCCATGGTCTTTTGTCCGTCATTTGCACCGTGAGTCAAAGCAAACCATGCAGATGAAATTATCTGCAGCCTACCAAAGGTTTTGTTTACGATAGCAGGCCTTCGATTTGCAAAGAAGGTGATTATCAGTCCGGTCAACAGCAAGCCAAAAATCAGACCCCCAACAGGAGCAATTACAATTCCTGCAAAAACCTTGGTCAGACCCCCATAAACCAGCTTTTCAAAGCCCAAGCCTGCTATTCCCGCACCCATGATTCCTCCAACCAGCGAATGGCTATTGGATATGGGCAATCCAAAGTATGTGCAGATGACACTCCAGCTTATGGCGCCTGCAAGTCCTCCCACAATCATGTATACAGTAATGTCATCAGGACTTACAATTCCCTTGGCAATGGTGGTGGCAACGGCTACACCGAAAATAAAAGGACCGATAAAATTCATAGCTGCAGACAAAGTCACAGCATGAATGGGTTTTAGAACACGAGTACCTATTACAGTAGCTACAGAATTTGCAGAATCGTTAAAGCCGTTTACAAAGTCAAAGATTAGCGCGACTATTATTGCCCCAATCGCTATCTCAATCATGATCTCACCCTAGGTATATTTTAAAACGATATCCTCAATGACATCTGCCACATCCACACACCTGTCTGATGCAGTCTCCATTGTCTCGTAGATATCTTTTAGTTTGATAATCTTGATTGCGTCATCAGTTTCAAACAGTTCTCTTATGGCATCCCTGTACAAGTCATCAATTTTATGCTCAATGTCACCGGTATTTCTGCAGTGATCAATCATGTCTTTTGGATTTTTGATTCGCTGCAGCTTTGATATCATGTATTCCACTTCTTTTGTGGCGTTGACAAGCTCTTTTGCCATTTCTTCACAATATGGGGGAGGAGTGATAATTTTGTAGCTGGATACACGTGCTGCTATGCCATCCATAAAATCAATCACGTCATCAATTTTTGATGCGATTCTTTGCATGTCCTCCCGGTCAAGAGGAGTGATGAACGTCTTGTTTAATTCTGAAAAAATATCACGTGTCAGGACATCTGCCTCAGTTTCCAGCTTGTGTATTTTCTTGGGTTGTTCCAGGTCACTCAGATCAGAAAACAATACAACTACCTCTTCAGACGTCTCAACTGCCTTTTTTGCCAAATTGTCAAGAATGGTTAAAAGTTCTTTTTCATTTGATTTTATCCACGATAGCCATTGTCCCATGCATCATAGAAAGTGACATGGGATTAAAAACTAACTTACGAAAAGTATGTGTAACTATATAGCAATGCGATCAGATTTTGAACATGATTTACATGTAAAAAATATTGATGATGGGCAATACAAAAAAACAAACCAGACAGGCACCAATAGCGACAGTGAAAAAACTTGCCAACATGCCGTTCTTCCCGTTTCTGAAAAAAAATATCCAATCAATATAAAAGAAAAGAAAAACGCGCACAGTAAATTTGGCAAAAAATCTTTTAACATTAACAGTTCGTTTCTATTCATGACAAAACCAATACCTAACGGGTTTCACACGGTGACTCCGTCAATTGTTCTAAGTAATTCCAAGGAAGCCATAGAGTTCTACAAAAAAGCATTTGACGCAAAAGAGATCTATCAGATGCCAACGCCAGATGGCAAGACAATGCACGCCATGATTCAGATCGGAGATTCTTTTGTAATGATGAGCGATGAGTTTCCCCAGATGGGCTGTACTGCCCCCACGACAGTAGGAGGCACTTCAACTACGATTCATCTGTACGTGGAGGACTCAGACAAGGTATACCAGCAAGCAGTGCAAGCAGGTGCCAAGCCGGCAATGCCGATAATGGATGCGTTTTGGGGAGACAGATGCGGAAGCGTGATTGACCCATTTGGGCATTCATGGATGGTGTCAACTCACAAGAAAGACATGTCACCAGAACAAATGCACCAGGCTGCAGAAGAATTCATGTCAAAGCAGCACGGTGCACAATAAACAATTTTTTTATTTTTTTTCTTTTGAATGAGATACGCATCCACGCTACAACTTAGATTCAAATCGGCAGTAAATTATTCATCAACTTACCATTTCGTTACTGACTGATTTAATATGCAGTGATGTTTTCTAAAATTATGAAAATTGTCATCTTTTCCATTTAGAGTGTCTTAGCCATTTCAGCAGCAGTTATCCCCGCAGATGTTTTTGCAGCAGAACGCAATGAAATTTGTATTGATAAGATTTGGATTGAAAACAGCAAGGGCAGGATTGCATGCGTTACAACTTCTACTGCAGCTGCCCTAGTTGAACGTGGATGGGGAACTGTACTGAGTGATTCAGATAATTTACAAGTTTTAGCATCAGTGCTTGCAGTTCATCCTGAAAAAATAAGAAGTACAGCGCCGCTGCCAGAAGCCACAACAGGTCCTCAAGTTGATTTCTCCAAGAGGTATTTGGTAGAGGAGATCAAGGATGGACTATACTGGGTTACAGACGGGACATATCAAGCGATGTTTCTTACAACTGGAGAAGGAGTGATTGCAGTTGATGCCCCCCATCAATTGGTGAAAACTATCTCAAAGCAATTGCAGAAGTTACAGACGAGCCAGTGACTCATGTAATTTACAGACATACACATAATGATCATGTCGGTTCAATGGGCATGTTTCCTGATGATGCGATATACATAGTCCATCAAGAAACTGCAGACGCGCTGTCAGAAAAAAATGATTCCAACAGGCCTGTGCCAACTGTAACTTTTGACAACACATTCGTACTTGAAGTTGGAACTCAAAAATTAGAATTGTCATATTATGGACCCATGCATGAACCGGGAAACATATTCATCTATGCACCAAACCAAAAAGTTCTGATGCTGGTAGATGTAGTATTTCCAGGATGGACCCCATTCAAGGATTTGGCAATGGTTCAAGACGTAACAGCGTTTCTTGCAGCACATGACAAAATTCTAGAATATGACTTTGATACGTACATCGGAGGACACCTTACACGCCTGGGAACTGTCGAGGATGTGCAGATTCAAAAAGAATACTTTCAAGACATTCAAGCCAGTGCAGGCATGACAAACCAAGAAGTGTCATTCATGGAAATAGGACAGGAAGTTGGTTTTTCCAACCCATGGCTAGTTTTCCAAATTTATGCGGATACCGTCACGCAGCAATGTACTGACGAGGTGGTTCCAAAATGGATTGACAGACTGGGCGGAGTTGACCTGTTCACATATGATCATTGTTGGAAGATTTCAGAAGCTCAAAGAATAGATTAGATTTTCCACAGGACTGCAGATCACACCATGCATATTTGGTGAGCGAGATCCCTATGAATTCAACGATTAATCATACACTTCAGAAAGAACATTTGTTCCAAAATATTTTGTCATATTTTTTAATTTTTTATCTTTGAAAATTTTTTGTAGTTCATACAATGCAAGAAATTCTGTAAGACGCACAAGAACAAAATTCAACGTATTTTATTTTTTGGTTAAAGTGTATTCAACTTGTATTGGAAATTAACCCGCATGAATTATGCTGTGCAGACTTGTTTTTAAGTGGAATCCTCAGCATACCAAGAACGATTTAAACTATACAAATCCAACACCCCATATCTTAAATTTGATAAAATCATCGTCAACATATGAAAGACCAACCTTTTGATTTTCACGGTTCACAATTTACAATCAAAGTTCTTTCATCCGAATCAAATTATCAATACACAGTATTGGATGTAATTCATGCAGCAAATATTGGGCCTGCCGAACATCGATATCCTGCAGGTCCCGAAACTTTCAGAATTCTAGAGGGCGACTATGAATTTTTTCTGAATGGAGAATCAATCAAAGCCAAAGTTGGAGATGTGATATGCGTTCCAACTGGTGCATTGCACAGATTTGTCGCAGGACATAACGGAGGACATGTGATAGTAATCAGTCCCCCAAATCTTGAATTTTATTTTTGGAAAGTGAGTAAATTACTTGCCAAAGGCAATGTATCTTTTGAACAAGAATCAGAAATTGGGAAAAAATATGGTCAGATATTCTCAGAAGATTCAAAACATTGGAGTTAGCTAGTCCACGTATTCATTTTGAACACCAATTTGTAGATGAATCCACGTAAATTCATTTAAAAACTATTGTTAAACCAGAGATCTTAGGTATAAATTTGAGAGAATCAAGATCAGTTTTAATTCTTAGTCAGTTTTTAATGTATTATGGCTTATACCAGGTGCGACAAATGTGGAAAACTTAGATTTGACAATAGAATTAATCTTTGTGTAAATTGCGGTCATCGAATCACAAAGGTTACCAAGTCATTTGAATGAAATTAAATCCGTTCAGCGAACTAGATTTTAAGATCATGTGCAATCACCAATAATGGTTTAGGCACCCAATGTCTATTTTGCACCCAATGTATAGAATTCTTTATCAT
Coding sequences within it:
- a CDS encoding DUF47 family protein; amino-acid sequence: MGQWLSWIKSNEKELLTILDNLAKKAVETSEEVVVLFSDLSDLEQPKKIHKLETEADVLTRDIFSELNKTFITPLDREDMQRIASKIDDVIDFMDGIAARVSSYKIITPPPYCEEMAKELVNATKEVEYMISKLQRIKNPKDMIDHCRNTGDIEHKIDDLYRDAIRELFETDDAIKIIKLKDIYETMETASDRCVDVADVIEDIVLKYT
- a CDS encoding VOC family protein, encoding MTKPIPNGFHTVTPSIVLSNSKEAIEFYKKAFDAKEIYQMPTPDGKTMHAMIQIGDSFVMMSDEFPQMGCTAPTTVGGTSTTIHLYVEDSDKVYQQAVQAGAKPAMPIMDAFWGDRCGSVIDPFGHSWMVSTHKKDMSPEQMHQAAEEFMSKQHGAQ
- a CDS encoding MBL fold metallo-hydrolase, which produces MGENYLKAIAEVTDEPVTHVIYRHTHNDHVGSMGMFPDDAIYIVHQETADALSEKNDSNRPVPTVTFDNTFVLEVGTQKLELSYYGPMHEPGNIFIYAPNQKVLMLVDVVFPGWTPFKDLAMVQDVTAFLAAHDKILEYDFDTYIGGHLTRLGTVEDVQIQKEYFQDIQASAGMTNQEVSFMEIGQEVGFSNPWLVFQIYADTVTQQCTDEVVPKWIDRLGGVDLFTYDHCWKISEAQRID
- a CDS encoding cupin domain-containing protein yields the protein MKDQPFDFHGSQFTIKVLSSESNYQYTVLDVIHAANIGPAEHRYPAGPETFRILEGDYEFFLNGESIKAKVGDVICVPTGALHRFVAGHNGGHVIVISPPNLEFYFWKVSKLLAKGNVSFEQESEIGKKYGQIFSEDSKHWS
- a CDS encoding inorganic phosphate transporter, which codes for MIEIAIGAIIVALIFDFVNGFNDSANSVATVIGTRVLKPIHAVTLSAAMNFIGPFIFGVAVATTIAKGIVSPDDITVYMIVGGLAGAISWSVICTYFGLPISNSHSLVGGIMGAGIAGLGFEKLVYGGLTKVFAGIVIAPVGGLIFGLLLTGLIITFFANRRPAIVNKTFGRLQIISSAWFALTHGANDGQKTMGIIVLILFSAGLIPELDMPLWVIFAAATAMGLGTFFGGYKVIKTLGVKITKLKPYQGFAAETGGGVMLAIFATLGIPASTTHAITGTIMGAGSARRKRAVRWKVGRQIVFAWVITIPGSAAMGIGFTYLIHLFV